One part of the Candidatus Aquiluna sp. UB-MaderosW2red genome encodes these proteins:
- a CDS encoding DUF4307 domain-containing protein produces MTNEILAERYGAKKPSSKRKKLILGLSGVAAMVATTAWFALANHSPISFTDVGFSVVSDYQVIVDFELQMPIGTVGYCNVQALSNSFGVVGHKQFEFGPFETETLRFSEAINTTNLAVTGLVDECWVR; encoded by the coding sequence ATGACCAATGAGATTCTGGCTGAGCGTTACGGGGCCAAAAAGCCAAGCTCGAAGCGCAAAAAGCTCATACTTGGGCTTTCCGGCGTGGCCGCGATGGTCGCAACCACAGCATGGTTTGCCCTTGCCAACCACTCTCCCATCAGCTTCACCGACGTTGGCTTTAGCGTAGTGTCCGATTATCAGGTGATAGTAGATTTTGAGCTTCAGATGCCAATCGGCACCGTGGGGTATTGCAATGTTCAAGCTTTAAGCAACAGCTTCGGCGTTGTGGGTCACAAGCAGTTTGAATTTGGGCCCTTCGAAACCGAAACCCTGAGGTTCAGCGAGGCCATTAACACAACGAATCTAGCTGTGACCGGTCTGGTCGATGAGTGCTGGGTGCGCTAG
- a CDS encoding hemolysin III family protein, protein MPEQERPDPLYVPLSELKGSKQTVDFKPSWRGWIHTGVLPFVVAGGVLLIVFGEGWVAKTSGAIFFACSFLLFGNSAVYHLFNWKPLTKKILKRIDHANIFLLIAGSYTPITLLALPAQKGMVLISLVWGIAILGIGFRVFWISAPRWLYVPIYLGIGWVAVIYIQDFFAANIAMMVLIIVGGVLYSIGAVIYGLKKPNPFPKHFGFHEIFHSLTVAAFICHWSAAMIIGLDPLPGSLGSVL, encoded by the coding sequence ATGCCAGAACAAGAGCGCCCAGACCCCTTATATGTTCCACTGAGTGAACTCAAGGGATCGAAACAGACCGTTGATTTCAAGCCTTCTTGGAGAGGCTGGATCCACACCGGGGTGCTGCCTTTTGTGGTGGCCGGTGGTGTGTTGCTAATTGTCTTCGGCGAGGGCTGGGTGGCCAAGACTTCCGGTGCTATCTTTTTTGCCTGCTCGTTTTTACTTTTTGGGAACTCGGCGGTTTATCACCTCTTCAACTGGAAACCGCTTACCAAAAAGATTCTAAAGCGAATCGACCACGCCAACATCTTTCTGCTAATCGCCGGTAGCTACACCCCGATAACACTCTTGGCGCTTCCAGCCCAAAAGGGAATGGTCCTTATATCCTTGGTTTGGGGAATCGCAATTCTTGGAATCGGCTTTCGGGTTTTTTGGATCTCAGCTCCACGCTGGCTCTACGTGCCGATTTACTTGGGAATCGGGTGGGTGGCGGTTATCTACATTCAAGATTTCTTTGCGGCCAATATCGCAATGATGGTCTTGATAATCGTTGGAGGGGTGCTCTACTCAATAGGTGCTGTTATTTACGGCTTGAAAAAACCCAACCCTTTTCCCAAGCACTTTGGTTTTCATGAGATTTTTCACTCGCTCACTGTCGCAGCCTTTATCTGCCACTGGAGCGCGGCAATGATTATCGGTTTAGATCCGCTTCCGGGTTCTCTCGGTTCGGTTTTATAG
- a CDS encoding isoprenyl transferase → MQNLVYRFYEKRLEAALSEKDMPKHVGVLVDGNRRWALSQGFEKAGQGHAAGARKIIDFLSWCSELGVKRVTLYLLSTDNLTGRSKDELDELIEIIVSLSEELAKLSRWKLQVVGDISSLPFQAAQRLGKVEKKTAKNQGTHVNLAVAYGGRKEIADAMRSILKKHALTGASIEELAEVMTPDLIAEHLYTGGQPDPDLLIRTSGEQRLSGFLLWQSANSEFYFAEALWPDFRKVDFLRAMRDFQRRRRRFGA, encoded by the coding sequence GTGCAAAACCTTGTTTATCGGTTTTATGAAAAGCGGCTAGAGGCTGCCCTGAGTGAAAAAGACATGCCCAAACACGTGGGCGTTTTGGTGGATGGAAACCGCCGTTGGGCCCTGAGTCAAGGCTTTGAAAAAGCCGGTCAGGGCCATGCTGCCGGGGCCAGAAAGATTATTGATTTTCTCTCCTGGTGCTCTGAACTTGGAGTCAAGCGAGTCACTTTGTATCTTTTGTCAACCGATAATCTGACTGGGCGCAGCAAAGATGAGCTAGATGAACTGATCGAGATCATCGTTTCACTGTCCGAGGAATTGGCAAAGTTATCGCGCTGGAAGCTTCAGGTCGTGGGGGACATCTCCAGCCTTCCTTTTCAAGCGGCCCAGCGACTTGGCAAAGTCGAGAAAAAGACCGCAAAAAATCAGGGAACCCACGTGAATCTTGCCGTTGCCTACGGGGGCCGCAAGGAAATCGCCGATGCCATGCGCTCGATTCTAAAAAAGCACGCCCTAACCGGGGCAAGTATCGAGGAGCTGGCAGAGGTTATGACACCGGATTTGATTGCCGAGCATCTTTACACTGGTGGGCAACCAGACCCTGATCTATTGATTAGAACCTCTGGGGAGCAGCGGCTGAGCGGGTTCCTATTATGGCAAAGCGCAAATTCCGAATTTTATTTTGCTGAGGCACTCTGGCCTGATTTTCGTAAGGTTGATTTCTTAAGGGCGATGCGTGATTTCCAGCGTCGTAGGCGCCGCTTTGGGGCCTAA
- a CDS encoding PhoH family protein: MKSAVAKPKSTAVRTFVLDTSVLLSDPQALFSFAEHEVVLPIVVINELEKKRNDSEIGFFARKALRHLDDLRKKHERLDFPIEVGSGGSLRVELNHIDQSILPSGFQLGDNDSRILAVAANLKSEGFDVTVVSKDLPMRVKAASIGLQAEEYLHELASDEWSGTAELSLTPQEMANLYDAEEISHPDAKTLPINTGLVIHSDRGNALGRVSEQRTIKLVRGDREVFGLYGRSAEQRLAIDALLDTEIGIVSIGGRAGTGKSALALCAGLESVLERRAHKKIMVFRPLHAVGGQELGFLPGTEAEKMNPWAQAVFDTLGALVSKEVVEEVLNRGILEILPLTHIRGRSLHDTFVIVDEAQSLERNVLLTMLSRVGQKSRVVLTHDVAQRDNLRVGRHDGIASVVESLKGQPLFSHITLMRSERSEIAALVTKLLD, translated from the coding sequence GTGAAGAGCGCGGTCGCCAAGCCAAAATCAACTGCAGTCAGAACCTTTGTTTTGGACACCTCAGTTTTACTTTCGGACCCGCAGGCGCTTTTCAGTTTTGCCGAGCACGAGGTGGTGTTGCCCATAGTCGTGATCAACGAACTCGAAAAGAAACGCAACGACAGCGAGATTGGCTTTTTCGCGAGAAAAGCACTCAGGCATCTAGACGATCTAAGAAAAAAGCATGAGAGATTGGATTTCCCAATTGAAGTCGGATCGGGAGGTTCGCTAAGGGTCGAGCTCAATCACATCGACCAATCGATTCTGCCCAGCGGGTTTCAGCTCGGGGACAACGACTCCAGGATATTGGCGGTAGCGGCCAACCTAAAGTCCGAGGGTTTTGATGTAACTGTCGTGTCAAAGGATTTACCAATGCGAGTCAAAGCCGCTTCCATCGGCTTGCAAGCGGAGGAGTATCTGCACGAGTTGGCCAGCGACGAATGGTCGGGCACTGCGGAACTGAGCCTTACACCACAGGAAATGGCCAACCTTTATGACGCCGAGGAAATCAGTCACCCGGATGCAAAAACTCTGCCAATCAATACCGGGTTGGTAATTCACTCAGACCGCGGAAACGCTCTTGGTCGAGTCTCGGAACAGCGCACCATTAAGTTAGTCCGCGGGGATCGCGAGGTGTTTGGCCTTTATGGGCGTTCTGCAGAGCAACGCCTCGCCATCGACGCATTGCTTGATACCGAGATTGGCATAGTTTCAATCGGTGGTCGAGCAGGAACCGGTAAAAGCGCCTTGGCGCTATGCGCTGGTCTGGAATCAGTCCTTGAGCGCAGAGCCCATAAGAAAATAATGGTCTTCCGCCCGCTTCATGCTGTTGGCGGTCAAGAGCTTGGGTTTTTGCCTGGCACCGAGGCGGAGAAGATGAATCCTTGGGCGCAGGCGGTTTTTGATACCCTCGGGGCCTTGGTTTCAAAGGAGGTGGTAGAGGAGGTGTTGAATCGAGGAATCCTAGAAATCCTGCCACTTACACACATCAGGGGTCGTTCGCTTCACGACACCTTTGTCATCGTCGACGAAGCACAATCACTTGAGCGCAATGTTTTATTGACGATGCTCTCTCGAGTGGGACAAAAGTCTCGAGTTGTTCTAACCCACGATGTGGCGCAGCGCGATAATCTCCGAGTCGGGCGGCACGATGGAATTGCTTCGGTCGTGGAATCCCTAAAAGGTCAGCCACTTTTTAGCCACATAACTCTGATGCGCTCTGAGCGCAGTGAAATTGCCGCTCTGGTAACCAAACTTCTGGATTAG
- a CDS encoding prepilin peptidase encodes MRVLEIIPVLLMLVLAYPLIKYDFLEHRLPNRFTYLAIGVSHGATSLITLVEMDFGRFFTAVLISGLTFGIGYLMAKYDLIGMGDIKLLVATNHILAWFAPGLVVVALTVGLVLGSIYGLALVLFNKMSWKASMALGPFLLIGFFLTITPELAVSFIAAAGS; translated from the coding sequence ATGAGGGTTCTAGAGATAATTCCGGTTTTACTAATGCTGGTCTTGGCCTACCCGCTGATCAAATACGACTTTCTAGAACATCGACTACCAAATCGTTTTACCTATTTGGCGATTGGGGTCTCTCACGGTGCCACCTCACTGATTACTTTGGTTGAAATGGATTTTGGGAGATTTTTTACAGCCGTGCTGATTAGTGGTTTGACTTTTGGGATTGGCTACCTAATGGCTAAGTACGATCTGATTGGTATGGGTGACATAAAGCTTTTGGTTGCCACCAACCACATCCTGGCTTGGTTCGCGCCCGGGCTAGTGGTTGTTGCTCTGACGGTGGGGTTGGTGCTTGGTTCGATTTACGGGCTGGCTTTGGTGCTTTTTAATAAAATGAGCTGGAAGGCCTCCATGGCACTTGGACCCTTTTTGCTAATCGGGTTTTTCCTAACAATCACACCGGAATTGGCGGTGTCTTTTATTGCGGCGGCCGGGTCATAG
- a CDS encoding aspartate ammonia-lyase: MEYRIERDTMGEVKVPLNALYRAQTQRAVENFPISGQGLEREHIIALAQIKKAAAQANQSLGILDAKIADAISASADEIIAGQHLDHFPVDVFQTGSGTSSNMNMNEVLATLATRLLGSEVHPNDHVNASQSSNDVFPTSVHVAVTKSLIHNLLPSLDYLAKALEEKATDWSEFVKPGRTHLMDATPVTFGQVFAGYAAQIRYGIERVISTISRVAEVPQGGTATGTGINTPKGFPQAVIANLAKETGLPITEARDHFEAQGARDALVEASGALKVLAVSLTKINNDLRWMGSGPNTGLAEISIPDLQPGSSIMPGKVNPVIPEAVLMVCAKVIGNDATVSWAGASGSFELNVAIPVMGNALLESIRLLSNSMRVLADKTIRGLEVNVERSKAMAESSPSIVTPLNKYIGYENAAKIAKHAVASGVTVKEATIELGFVDNQKLTMAQLDQALDVFTMTRPPQ, from the coding sequence ATGGAATACCGCATTGAACGCGACACCATGGGTGAAGTTAAAGTTCCCCTCAACGCCCTGTATCGAGCTCAGACTCAGCGAGCAGTCGAGAACTTCCCGATCAGCGGGCAGGGCTTGGAGCGCGAGCACATCATCGCGCTAGCTCAAATCAAAAAGGCCGCCGCGCAGGCCAATCAATCCTTAGGAATACTCGATGCCAAAATTGCCGATGCGATATCTGCGAGCGCCGATGAGATTATTGCGGGTCAACACCTAGACCACTTCCCAGTGGATGTTTTTCAAACCGGTTCTGGAACCTCCTCCAACATGAACATGAATGAGGTCTTGGCCACCTTGGCGACCAGGCTATTGGGCTCGGAAGTCCACCCCAACGACCACGTGAACGCTTCACAGTCCTCGAACGACGTATTTCCAACCTCGGTGCACGTGGCTGTTACAAAATCGCTGATTCACAACCTATTGCCTTCGCTTGACTACCTGGCTAAGGCTCTGGAAGAAAAAGCCACTGACTGGAGCGAATTTGTAAAGCCCGGTCGCACCCACCTGATGGATGCGACCCCGGTTACCTTTGGGCAAGTCTTTGCCGGCTATGCTGCCCAGATTCGCTACGGTATCGAGCGGGTTATAAGCACAATCTCAAGAGTGGCGGAAGTGCCCCAGGGAGGAACCGCAACCGGCACTGGCATTAACACTCCAAAAGGTTTCCCGCAGGCGGTAATCGCGAATCTGGCCAAAGAAACCGGCTTACCAATTACCGAGGCCAGGGATCACTTTGAGGCTCAGGGCGCCAGAGACGCGCTGGTGGAGGCATCTGGGGCACTCAAGGTGCTGGCGGTCAGCCTCACCAAGATAAATAATGACCTCAGGTGGATGGGATCCGGGCCCAACACCGGCCTCGCCGAGATCAGCATCCCGGATCTTCAACCAGGCAGCTCAATCATGCCGGGTAAGGTCAACCCGGTTATCCCCGAGGCGGTCCTGATGGTTTGCGCCAAAGTAATCGGAAACGATGCGACCGTCAGCTGGGCCGGGGCCTCGGGTTCGTTTGAGCTAAATGTTGCAATCCCAGTGATGGGTAATGCGCTCTTAGAATCCATCAGGCTGCTTTCGAACTCGATGCGGGTATTAGCCGATAAGACCATTAGGGGCCTGGAAGTAAATGTTGAAAGGTCTAAGGCAATGGCCGAATCAAGCCCGTCGATTGTCACTCCCTTAAATAAATACATCGGCTACGAAAACGCCGCCAAGATTGCCAAGCACGCGGTGGCAAGTGGGGTCACAGTAAAAGAAGCGACCATAGAACTCGGTTTTGTAGATAATCAAAAACTAACCATGGCCCAACTCGATCAGGCCCTGGATGTTTTTACTATGACCCGGCCGCCGCAATAA
- a CDS encoding carbonic anhydrase yields MPRPKTAFEAWQALKMGNANFVLGTPNHPRQGVHVRKNIVNKQKPFAAVFGCSDSRLAAEMIFDVGLGDLFVVRNAGQVMADTILGSLEFAVEVLNVPLILVLGHDDCGAVRETMNAAQGELKVQGKFIKNLVARILPTIERGILEGETSIDELTIRHVRDTIAEMLDTSEVISNAIKTGKLAVVGANYKLELGDIQPIVVHGNIQSSK; encoded by the coding sequence TTGCCAAGACCAAAAACCGCCTTCGAAGCCTGGCAGGCCCTAAAAATGGGCAACGCAAACTTTGTCTTGGGCACCCCTAATCACCCGAGGCAAGGGGTGCATGTTCGAAAAAATATCGTGAACAAACAAAAGCCCTTTGCAGCGGTTTTCGGTTGCTCAGATTCCAGGCTGGCGGCGGAAATGATTTTTGATGTTGGCCTTGGGGATCTTTTTGTGGTTCGCAATGCGGGCCAGGTTATGGCCGACACGATTTTAGGCTCACTGGAATTCGCCGTGGAGGTCCTGAACGTTCCATTGATTTTGGTTTTGGGTCACGATGACTGCGGGGCGGTTCGCGAAACCATGAATGCTGCACAAGGGGAACTCAAGGTGCAAGGTAAGTTCATAAAGAACCTAGTTGCAAGAATCTTGCCAACCATTGAACGCGGAATTCTCGAAGGCGAAACCAGTATCGATGAGCTGACCATTCGTCACGTTAGAGACACCATTGCCGAAATGCTGGATACCTCCGAAGTAATCTCCAACGCCATAAAAACTGGCAAACTAGCTGTTGTGGGTGCGAACTACAAACTAGAACTCGGAGACATTCAACCGATTGTGGTTCACGGAAATATTCAGTCAAGCAAATAA
- a CDS encoding DUF4245 domain-containing protein, with protein sequence MSDAAAQRRAKQTVRNLILSLLVTLGLTAAIVLGVPRDDTNRIVPIDYQTIAQSAASSLGAEPLAPKIPADWYSNGARVENNLDVRSWYVGFVTEDNQFIGLTQAAASNPSWLALTLQGNWQDGETQIAGLSWEIWPTLSPSNPPGTKEYALVHKYGESVVVIFGTAQLADFDILATAIAAEMD encoded by the coding sequence GTGAGCGACGCAGCAGCCCAAAGGCGCGCCAAGCAAACTGTCAGAAACCTGATTCTCTCGCTCTTGGTCACCCTCGGGCTCACCGCGGCAATTGTCCTAGGTGTTCCAAGGGATGACACCAATCGAATTGTGCCAATCGATTATCAGACCATTGCCCAGTCCGCTGCCTCGAGCCTCGGGGCAGAACCTCTCGCTCCAAAAATTCCGGCCGATTGGTATTCAAATGGCGCAAGAGTTGAGAATAATCTGGATGTTCGCTCTTGGTATGTCGGCTTTGTCACCGAAGATAATCAATTTATAGGCCTGACTCAGGCCGCTGCATCAAACCCGAGCTGGCTGGCATTAACGCTGCAGGGCAACTGGCAAGACGGTGAAACCCAAATTGCCGGCCTGAGTTGGGAAATCTGGCCGACCCTGAGTCCATCAAACCCACCGGGCACCAAGGAATACGCCCTAGTTCACAAATATGGCGAGAGTGTGGTGGTGATTTTTGGGACCGCGCAGTTAGCTGATTTTGATATCCTCGCTACTGCCATCGCAGCCGAAATGGATTAG
- a CDS encoding exodeoxyribonuclease VII small subunit — translation MTKEISTLSYEAAREELQQVVSQLEQQNVSLEASMALWERGEALAAHCEGWLSGARKKLDETIATKDSK, via the coding sequence ATGACTAAAGAAATATCTACACTCAGCTACGAGGCGGCTCGCGAAGAGCTTCAGCAAGTGGTCTCCCAATTGGAGCAGCAGAATGTGTCCCTGGAGGCCTCAATGGCGCTTTGGGAGCGAGGTGAGGCACTTGCAGCCCACTGCGAGGGCTGGCTCTCCGGTGCTCGTAAAAAACTTGACGAAACAATAGCCACCAAGGACTCCAAGTGA
- the xseA gene encoding exodeoxyribonuclease VII large subunit: protein MQDAAATKSQSKVSQENSPWQVSQLSKSVKDWIEKLGQVWVEGELQSFSQRSSGLFASLRDLDVEAAVEIHAFERSGAEIEAGLKQGDRVVALLQPQFWAKNGKFTLRIIAMHKVGLGELLERIEKLKQQIIAEGLADSGRKKPLPFLPNRIGLITGANSDAEKDILQNAKLRWPEVQFEVINTLVQGEKAVGEILFALEQLEAMDSVDVIILARGGGSFQDLLPFSDERLVRACSNLSKPLVSAIGHENDQPLLDLVADLRASTPTDAAKRVVPDVTEERKGLRISLDRIRYRMKSTLDSQQQLIAGVISRPVLSSPYGVIDAQTDLLGALKKRIGEILVFRLEQGTNDVAQLHARAKSLSPKLTLERGYSVITDATGKPLTKAKKGGELRIITSTQEILATTNSVKESHD, encoded by the coding sequence ATGCAGGACGCTGCGGCTACTAAGTCCCAATCAAAGGTTAGCCAAGAGAATTCCCCCTGGCAGGTTTCTCAGCTCTCAAAATCCGTCAAAGACTGGATTGAGAAACTCGGCCAAGTTTGGGTTGAAGGGGAATTGCAATCTTTTTCTCAGCGCTCCAGTGGACTATTCGCTTCCCTGAGGGACCTGGATGTGGAAGCGGCAGTGGAGATACACGCCTTTGAAAGATCCGGCGCCGAGATCGAAGCAGGCCTAAAACAGGGCGACCGGGTTGTCGCATTGCTCCAACCCCAGTTCTGGGCCAAAAATGGCAAATTCACCCTGCGCATCATCGCAATGCATAAAGTTGGCCTGGGTGAGCTCCTGGAGCGAATAGAAAAACTCAAGCAGCAAATAATTGCCGAGGGGTTAGCTGATTCGGGCCGCAAGAAACCTCTGCCCTTTTTGCCAAATCGAATCGGTTTGATCACTGGCGCAAACTCCGACGCCGAGAAGGACATCTTGCAAAATGCCAAGCTTCGCTGGCCCGAGGTGCAATTCGAAGTGATAAACACCTTGGTGCAGGGCGAAAAGGCAGTAGGAGAGATTTTATTTGCACTGGAACAATTGGAGGCCATGGATTCGGTGGACGTGATTATTCTCGCGCGCGGCGGAGGCTCATTCCAGGACCTACTGCCATTTAGCGATGAACGACTGGTTAGGGCATGCTCAAATCTCTCAAAACCCCTAGTCTCGGCGATCGGCCATGAAAATGACCAGCCACTTTTGGATTTGGTGGCCGACTTGCGGGCTTCAACCCCAACCGATGCCGCTAAAAGAGTTGTGCCGGATGTCACCGAAGAGCGAAAAGGGCTGCGCATTTCTTTAGACAGAATTCGCTACCGCATGAAAAGCACCCTTGATTCTCAGCAGCAACTAATCGCCGGGGTTATCTCCAGGCCGGTTCTGTCCTCTCCCTACGGAGTGATAGACGCCCAAACTGATTTACTTGGCGCACTGAAAAAAAGAATCGGTGAGATTCTTGTATTCAGGCTTGAGCAAGGGACTAATGACGTGGCTCAACTGCACGCTCGCGCGAAAAGCCTGTCACCGAAATTAACTCTGGAGCGTGGCTATTCGGTGATAACAGACGCCACCGGGAAGCCACTCACAAAAGCGAAAAAAGGCGGCGAGCTTCGCATCATCACAAGCACTCAGGAAATTTTGGCCACAACTAACTCGGTTAAGGAATCCCATGACTAA
- a CDS encoding 4-hydroxy-3-methylbut-2-enyl diphosphate reductase has protein sequence MTINNNAPTHIDLGNRVLLAAPRGYCAGVDRAVIAVEKALDHYGAPVYVRKQIVHNKHVVQALERRGAIFVEEVDEAPEGCVMVFSAHGVSPAVVQMAEARNQMTIDATCPLVTKVHREVQRFDKEGYDILLVGHEGHEEVEGTAGEAPHAVQLIDGPDGITNAKVKDPSKVIWLSQTTLSVDETMETVIKLREKFPTLQDPPSDDICYATQNRQVAIKKIGAESDLVLVVGSANSSNTVRMVEVALQAGAKAAYRVDYASEIKPEWFEGVKTVGVSSGASAPEELVAEVLDYLATINFGDVRTVTTAEENVQFSLPKELRKDLKMAGEDTSNKMKK, from the coding sequence ATGACTATCAACAATAACGCCCCGACCCACATTGATTTGGGAAACAGAGTACTTCTAGCAGCCCCTAGGGGCTATTGCGCGGGAGTTGATCGAGCCGTCATTGCAGTCGAGAAGGCCTTGGATCACTACGGGGCTCCGGTTTACGTACGCAAGCAGATTGTGCACAATAAGCACGTTGTGCAGGCCCTAGAAAGGCGCGGCGCAATATTTGTCGAAGAAGTAGACGAGGCACCCGAGGGTTGCGTCATGGTGTTTTCGGCCCACGGAGTCTCACCGGCGGTTGTGCAAATGGCCGAGGCCCGAAATCAAATGACAATTGACGCGACCTGCCCACTAGTGACCAAGGTCCATCGCGAGGTGCAGCGCTTTGATAAAGAGGGTTATGACATTTTGCTGGTTGGCCACGAGGGTCACGAAGAAGTCGAGGGCACCGCGGGCGAAGCCCCCCACGCTGTTCAGCTAATCGATGGCCCAGACGGCATTACCAATGCCAAGGTTAAGGACCCATCCAAGGTCATCTGGCTGTCGCAGACCACCTTGTCGGTGGATGAAACCATGGAGACGGTGATAAAGCTTCGCGAGAAGTTCCCTACCCTGCAGGACCCGCCAAGTGATGACATTTGCTATGCCACACAGAACCGCCAGGTTGCCATCAAGAAAATTGGTGCCGAGAGCGATTTAGTTTTGGTGGTTGGCTCAGCCAACTCCTCAAACACCGTTCGCATGGTCGAGGTGGCACTCCAGGCCGGAGCCAAGGCTGCCTACCGCGTTGACTATGCCTCCGAAATCAAGCCAGAGTGGTTTGAAGGAGTGAAAACCGTTGGCGTTTCTTCCGGAGCCTCAGCTCCAGAGGAGCTGGTTGCCGAGGTTTTGGACTACCTAGCAACAATCAACTTTGGCGATGTGCGCACCGTAACCACCGCCGAGGAAAATGTGCAATTCTCATTGCCTAAAGAGCTTCGCAAGGATCTCAAGATGGCCGGAGAAGACACCTCGAACAAAATGAAGAAGTAG
- a CDS encoding nucleotidyltransferase family protein, translating into MAARNYESFAAERKTALTLSGVRRLSSIIRKIAASWGLAAVSLFGSVARNEATEQSDVDLLVTSKHGVSLSALSGFKEDMELLLRSEVDVLLRNVNSEVNNLIAAEAIEI; encoded by the coding sequence ATGGCCGCAAGAAATTATGAGTCTTTTGCGGCAGAAAGAAAAACTGCCCTCACTCTTTCAGGGGTTAGGCGGTTGAGTTCGATAATCAGAAAAATCGCAGCCAGCTGGGGGCTGGCAGCAGTGTCACTGTTTGGGTCGGTAGCTCGAAACGAGGCCACAGAGCAAAGTGATGTTGACCTTCTGGTGACTTCTAAGCATGGCGTTTCACTCTCAGCCCTCTCCGGATTCAAAGAAGACATGGAGTTGCTTCTTCGCTCTGAGGTCGATGTTTTGCTGCGAAACGTCAATTCGGAAGTAAATAATCTAATTGCAGCTGAAGCGATAGAAATTTAG
- a CDS encoding HepT-like ribonuclease domain-containing protein: protein MTDFYQGEAIRDFGEEDFLSRFELELAAEALSIHVGESLERLCIITNLDIYSIGIYKLAMKNRDFVAHKYGQIDHATLWRTLCDDFPELEILIQARLKNLECAEHRGSAGK from the coding sequence TTGACAGACTTTTATCAAGGCGAGGCCATAAGAGATTTTGGCGAAGAGGACTTTTTGAGTCGGTTCGAGCTCGAGCTTGCCGCTGAGGCTCTTTCGATTCATGTGGGGGAGTCATTGGAAAGACTCTGCATAATCACAAACCTTGATATTTATTCGATCGGGATCTACAAACTGGCTATGAAGAACCGTGATTTCGTGGCCCATAAATACGGTCAAATTGACCACGCAACGCTATGGAGAACTTTATGCGACGACTTCCCCGAGCTCGAAATCCTTATCCAAGCCAGGCTTAAAAATCTGGAATGCGCTGAGCATCGCGGCTCCGCAGGTAAATAA
- the fbaA gene encoding class II fructose-bisphosphate aldolase has protein sequence MAIVNSEQYGEMLDRAKKGHFAYPAINVSSSQTLNAALAGLQEAGSDGILQVSTGGADYWSGPTIKHRVSGALAFAAMAREVAKNYDIKVALHTDHCAEDQLDGFVRPLLELSQEQVSKGGEPIFNSHMWDGSAISLDKNLVIAKELLAKAHNAGIILEIEVGAVGGEEDGVEGAIDEHLYTTVEDGIKTIEALGMGENGRYLSALTFGNVHGVYKPGNVHLRPELLKQIQDEVGAKYGKANPFDLVFHGGSGSTPQEIADAVKFGVIKMNIDTDTQYAFTRPIVDHMFKNYDGVLKVDGEVGNKKLYDPRNWGKSAEAGMSARIIQAAQQLGSAGKSAW, from the coding sequence ATGGCAATTGTAAATTCAGAACAATATGGCGAAATGCTGGACCGCGCCAAAAAGGGTCACTTCGCTTACCCGGCGATCAACGTCTCTAGCTCTCAAACCCTGAATGCAGCACTGGCCGGGCTTCAAGAAGCCGGCTCTGATGGAATCCTGCAGGTCTCCACTGGCGGTGCCGACTACTGGAGTGGTCCAACCATCAAGCACCGCGTTTCAGGAGCCTTGGCATTCGCTGCAATGGCTCGCGAGGTTGCCAAGAACTACGACATCAAAGTAGCCCTGCACACCGACCACTGCGCCGAGGATCAGCTGGACGGCTTCGTGAGGCCACTGCTAGAGCTGTCCCAAGAACAAGTGTCCAAAGGCGGCGAGCCGATCTTCAATAGCCACATGTGGGACGGCTCTGCCATCTCTTTAGACAAGAACCTCGTGATTGCCAAAGAGCTTTTAGCCAAGGCACACAATGCTGGCATCATTCTCGAAATTGAAGTTGGCGCAGTTGGTGGCGAAGAAGACGGCGTTGAGGGCGCAATCGACGAGCACCTCTACACAACAGTTGAAGACGGCATAAAGACCATTGAGGCCCTGGGTATGGGAGAAAATGGTCGTTACCTATCGGCATTGACTTTCGGCAATGTCCACGGTGTCTACAAGCCAGGCAATGTCCACTTGCGCCCAGAACTGCTCAAGCAGATTCAGGACGAAGTTGGAGCAAAATACGGTAAGGCCAACCCCTTTGACCTCGTATTCCACGGTGGCTCAGGATCAACCCCCCAAGAAATTGCTGACGCAGTGAAGTTCGGAGTCATCAAGATGAACATTGACACGGACACCCAGTACGCCTTCACCCGACCAATCGTTGACCACATGTTCAAAAACTACGATGGAGTCCTAAAGGTTGATGGCGAAGTTGGAAACAAGAAGCTTTACGACCCTCGCAACTGGGGAAAGTCAGCCGAAGCTGGAATGTCAGCTCGAATCATCCAAGCCGCCCAGCAGCTTGGATCTGCAGGAAAGTCAGCCTGGTAA